The window AGGAACATCCTAAGATGCAAAAGAAGAGTGCTTGATCATTACAGATGTGCTTTATGCCACTCAGGTTTAGAAGAGATCATGTTTCATCTATTCTTCTAACGTCCTTTCAGTCAGTGGTGCTGGCGCCTACTCTTCATCAGCTGGAATCAAAACCTTCCACATTTGGATATGATTGTTGAAGGACGAAGAAATTTTGGGCAAACAATATTTAGGGAAATCTTTATTCTGGCCTCATGGGCAATATGGTGCCACCGTAATGAAGTCATTTTTGACAACGTCCCTCTTTCCTTGCGAAGATGGAAGCAAATCTTCAGGGATGAATTCAAGCTTCTCTTGCACATGGCAAATCCTTCCCTAAAGATGGAGTTAGAAACTTGGTTGTGTAATTTCACTTAGCTTATTACCTTTTCTTCCCCTTAGGCTTAGGGCCTTGTAAAATGTAAATATTTTCTTTCTTATATATAAAATGAAAAGATCTAGTAGGGGCTCCCATGCTGTTCGGTTAGAAAAAAAGTCAAGAAAGTTTGACTTTAGAAAAATCTAAACGTAGCTAATAGTTTTCAGATTGATTTAAGTATTAAGTATTATCATTTTTCAAAATAAGTAACCGGCTGACATCAGGTGGGTGTAACTAGTAACTGTTTGCTTGCGGGTTTGCTGCTTGTAACCAGTTCGAAAAGTTACAAATTTCCAGCAGTTCATGGATAATTTTGGGTACCTCCGTTTTCCTGATGGGTTTTTCAATATTCTTTACGGTTTTAGGCACCGAATGGAATTTCGGTTTCCAGTAGCGCAGTCAATCACATGTCACAACCATCCGAGGTGTGCCGCAAAATTCTCTCGGATGCCATTGGCCACAGAACATTGTCCAAAAATAACCCGCGCACGAGCTGCATTCCCGACTGTCTCCATGGCTATACACAAGATTCCTGGTTATCAGTTCTCGTTGCTTTGGAGGAGATCCTTACCCCTCGAAGCCGAAGGCCTCGTGCCTTCCCTTCCTGTCTCGGCGCTCTTCCTCCTCGCATGGAGGAAGTAGCCGTTCTGCCTATGGTCGCCGACCGCCATGGCGCCAACGCCATCTCCGACACCGTGATCCCTAGCGCAAGAAGCGTGGAGGAGACAGACCAGATCAACGGGGATGTCGTTGCCACCATGATCACCGTCACCGTAGACGACAACGACAATGAGCTGTTGAATAATGTAGAATCCACAAAGGACGATGACGACCGCGGCACGATGGAGTGCTCCACCCCAATCTCCCGGAGCCATTCTTCCGCTCGCAAGAAGCGCGGCGCGTTCAGCCTCTTCCGGGCGATGTTCCAGTCGTCCTTCGGCCGGAGCGACAGCATGAAGAAGACGGACTGTGCCACGAGCCCCAAGAAGAAGGCCGTCGCGGCCGgtgccgacgacgacggcgaaccTGTCGGAGGAGACTCGCCGTCGTGGAAGACCCTAGTGGATGGCGTGcgcccgctccgcctccgcggaCAGGAGCTGGAGTactacccgccgccgccgccgctgggccACCCCGACGTGTACCACGACGtgctgctcccgccgccgtcgccagcgCGGTCGGGCTTCGGCTTTGAGGAGGTCGGCATGACCAGCCGCTACGCGTCCGCGGTGGACCTGCACCACATGGAcatcggcggcgaggaggaagaggatgctccggcggcggaaGCTGGCGACCCCAACTCCATTGACATGCAGGCGGAGGAGTTCATCGCCAAGTTCTACGAGCAGTTCACGTCGGAGTCGTTCGACGGCCGTGCCTCCGAGTAATCCATTGATCGATCCGCTTCGCATGCATGTAACATATTTTGATCCTACATTGCAATTGCATGACTGGGGGATGGGATAATTCAGTGCTGATCACGATGAAATGTCTTAGCTGTCGCATCGAGAAACAGTTCCCTCTACTGCTCCGCTACATCATTTCCCCCCTCTTTTTTACTTGGAGAAATTTCCTACACTATTGTTAGCATGCATGTAGCATTAATATCTCTCATCTATTCTCAGAAATATTAGGCTTTGTGCACCTCAAGATTTGGAGGCTGGAAGTTTCTTTATTATTTGATATAAAAAATTCATTTTTTGGACATATCTCTCTAGTCTTTCAATAAATTAATCATTTCATTAGTAGATAGATTGATTCAATAAGTTTTAATCTTTCAGGGCCATTTTGGACCATATATATACATTTCGAACGGCTTTTCTGGTTTGCATATTGGGGCACACGTAGCCAGTACGGTGAAATGGTGTTCTCACATGCTCATCACGTCATTAGTTCACCAAAATGCACATTTTTTGTAAAGCAAAACAAGCTGCGCAATTTTTGGGAGGATGTAGAGGTACTATATTATGAACTGAGCAAAATTGGACTCGGGCAGGTTGGGACTCGGGAGTCGGTTTTAGAAAACCCCATAAAAATTAGTAAGCCTTTGAAGCCCTCAGGATacataatactccctccatttttaaatatatgacatcaTTGATTTTTTCTCTAATTTTGACTAACAATATCTATTTAAtaaacactaccggaaacagtaaattcgccgagtgtaaaaattttgccgagtgcattccttcgggcactcggcaaacggcccttttgccgagtgtatttaactcggcactcggcaaaatatttACACTCGGCATTGaggtcgtttgccgagtgccataaatccgacactcggcaaacctctcaGCGACACACGGCAACattccgacactcggcaaaccaacGGCGCGTGCATCGCACGTGCGCCGTCCGTCACCGGACTGGGGCGGCCGttagttctttgccgagtgttggacaccgacactcggcaaagacacgattcgccgagtgccgccatacgacactcggcaaaagtgtacgttcgccgagtgcctaggCCTAgccactcggcaaacacagtacttcgccgagtgtataatgttggcactcggcgaacaaaaaaaaaaatcctcccctagcctccacactttttctactctccaCGTAGGACATTTTGTAAGCCATAAGAAAAGTTGGTATATTTtgtggtctgtttgctatttttaatgaaatgattgcattaataagaatttttttattcatgtcaGATTTTAACTGCATGTACATGAAATGATGGTTTTTAATCAGTGGAAAAATTATATCCATATTATGGAGTCCGGATTGAGTTCacaacc is drawn from Setaria italica strain Yugu1 unplaced genomic scaffold, Setaria_italica_v2.0 scaffold_306, whole genome shotgun sequence and contains these coding sequences:
- the LOC101770035 gene encoding uncharacterized protein LOC101770035 gives rise to the protein MVADRHGANAISDTVIPSARSVEETDQINGDVVATMITVTVDDNDNELLNNVESTKDDDDRGTMECSTPISRSHSSARKKRGAFSLFRAMFQSSFGRSDSMKKTDCATSPKKKAVAAGADDDGEPVGGDSPSWKTLVDGVRPLRLRGQELEYYPPPPPLGHPDEVGMTSRYASAVDLHHMDIGGEEEEDAPAAEAGDPNSIDMQAEEFIAKFYEQFTSESFDGRASE